A window of Hordeum vulgare subsp. vulgare chromosome 5H, MorexV3_pseudomolecules_assembly, whole genome shotgun sequence genomic DNA:
CCAAGCTCTCAAGGCTGGTACACATCTGGAAGCTGAAGGCCTACACTGGCAGCAGATTTGTTCAATATCTTCTTCATCTCATCAGACCGATCCACAGCTATATTGTACGAGAATAGCAGTTCCTGGACAATCAAGTATATTTTGCAGTTAGTGGAATACACAGTGCATGAAAGGCCGAGGGTACTATGACCACTATTACAAGGATGTGATCATGTAAACGACTTGTTAAGTCTAAAATAGGTCGTGTTATGGAAATCATCAGCAATAAAGCGACGCAGATTCTATTAGTTAGATGTCACCATTCAAACTAGACTGCCAGAGCAATATCGCTCTAAAATGGCGATCTAACAAGGTGAATCATGGAATTTAGGAATTAGATAAGCTCTGTTGTCTATTGTAATACACTTTGGACCCAACAATTAGCACATATGAAAAGTATAGAAAGACAGGTTGATCAGCTAAATGCAAATCCAAAATAGCTCATTCCCAAATTAACCACGACAATAAGCTCTCGCGAACCACCGCCTTCATTAGCATTTCGTCGAACACAAGTAAGCACAACCTTTCTAACCGGAAGTATATATACCAACAGAAAACAAAATGGTTCTTCCCAGctacaagtatttaggtacagagggagtacaaaagAAAAGCTCTCACGAACTACCGTCCTCTttagcatttcatcgaacacaagTAAGCACAACCTTTCTAATAGGAAGTATATATACCAATAGAAAAAAAATGTCCTACCTTCTGGTGTTGGATGCTGGTGAGATGGTAGGCGTAGTCCCCGGCGAGCCGCAGCCTCGCTCTGGCGTCGGCCTCCGTGCCGGCCGGGCTGCGGAACTCGGCGGCCACGAACTCGCGGAAGTGCTTCTTATCGGCGCCCACGCCGACGTGCTTCTGCACTGCCTTCATGACCCTCCGGTACACGGCTGCGGTGCCCGCCATGGGTTCGTCTCGCTCAAATACGGCAcaacgcggcggcggcggcggcggcgaggatgcGGGACGGCTGCGGGCCTGCGGCGGTGACGATCTACTTCCCCTCGCTCTCCCTGATTCGTGTTCGGCCGTTTGATCAGAGTTTTCGCGGCCCAGATCGAGCGAAGAAATGGCCGATGGCGTTTCGTCCAAACACCCTCGTGATTACTTTCgatacttttttaaaaaaagtttcaGCAATTGCTGGCAGTTTCATTGACAGCATGTTTGGTTGCACTCCAACGGACAGACTTAAACGGATGGTGATTTTATTCGTTTTTCGTTTAttcgtccgtttgggtcgtccGTTGGCATGTCTGCATCTGATTTTTTAAATGAGTTAGCACATGCAACCAACATGAAGCAATGGACAGCAGCATTGTGGCAATGAAGATGGACCAGCGAATTAAATAAGTAGGCAGAGGTGGATGGATGGCTGTGTGACAAATAGGCTAGACCGGACACATGCGGACAAAGAAAGGGCGCGCGCGTCCGCTTCGTGTCCGCGACGACGCATTTCAGTCCAAAATTTGAGCAAGAAATGGGTCGACGCGGACGCGTTTTGGAAATGGGTCCGCGCATTGGGACATCACTTTTGTCCATGCGGATCCAAACGGACGGTGACGGACGATATGGCCCGCCTCATTGGAGTTGTTCTTAGAGAGAAAGAATGAGAATTAAGGGTGTAACGTCTAAGATGCGGCACTTTCCTTATttaggggcgaggcctcaaaaaggaaaagagtcgcatctaagcgtttcgcaatcaggataaacattgcaatcaataatagatggaagagtaataatatttagcttacactcgccacaagctaaattacagaTCCACACAACCATACGTTATTCAAATAGAAaaatagggtccgactacggacaagaagAACGATAAAAGTTAATGTTATCCCGTCTTGCTAGGGCCACGATCATGACCAAATGCCTCTAGTCTTCGGGATACGTCACGTACAGCCTGCCACTGTCTTCGTCaaacttccacttcaactgggtaTCCTTGGGAGCATCTgtatctggggtacctgtacctgtgggtggtt
This region includes:
- the LOC123398114 gene encoding uncharacterized protein LOC123398114; protein product: MAGTAAVYRRVMKAVQKHVGVGADKKHFREFVAAEFRSPAGTEADARARLRLAGDYAYHLTSIQHQKELLFSYNIAVDRSDEMKKILNKSAASVGLQLPDVYQP